Within Dictyostelium discoideum AX4 chromosome 4 chromosome, whole genome shotgun sequence, the genomic segment AATTGGGTTTTATAATGCAAATATATGGGTAtgatatcattattttattttaaacttttttttttttttttttaataaatctaattttatttctttttttttttttttttttttttcaaaactatAGTTTTTTGTAggtattatattttttgcaGTAATTTTAAGATTTGTACCACATGATCATGATGAAAGTGGTGATTCAAATCATGCTCACTCACATAATGGTGCAAGTATAGAGAAACATAGtagtgaaaaaaaagaagtagtggatgatgatgatgatgataataatggtaaagataaaaaacaaaagcaacaaaaacaaaaacaacaaaaacaacaacaacaacaaaaacaaaatattgcAAAATCAAAGAATAAGAAAAAGAGTAAagatgattatttaaatagtgTTGGTATTGCAACAGCAATTGGAGTTAGTCTTCATAATTTCCCAGAAGGTGTTGCAGTTTATTTGGCATGTTTAAAGGGTATTGATGTTGGTTTACCATTGATGCTTGCAATTGCAGCTCATAATATTCCAGAGGGTATGGCAGTTGCTGCTCCAATCTTTTCTGCAACTGGTAGTAAATGGAAAgcttttaaatattgtttatatAGTGGTCTTTGTGAACCAGTTGGTGCTATTATCTTTGGTTTAATCTTT encodes:
- the zntB gene encoding zinc transporter, with the protein product MTSLETYNDNVKTALIMCFLSGLSTAIGGLYVIFIKQQSHKLLGHLLSFSSGVMIYISFMDLLPESIAEIGFYNANIWFFVGIIFFAVILRFVPHDHDESGDSNHAHSHNGASIEKHSSEKKEVVDDDDDDNNGKDKKQKQQKQKQQKQQQQQKQNIAKSKNKKKSKDDYLNSVGIATAIGVSLHNFPEGVAVYLACLKGIDVGLPLMLAIAAHNIPEGMAVAAPIFSATGSKWKAFKYCLYSGLCEPVGAIIFGLIFKEYMTPYLIQSMLAAVAGIMVFMVIKELLPAAFKYVSVDESAFSNIIGMIFFFFSIHFLHSMLPHDHGGAGDGGHGHSHGGHGHSHGHGHSHGGHSHDSQHVESPQSSSFNAFA